In one window of Corynebacterium mycetoides DNA:
- a CDS encoding cell division protein SepF has translation MSFLGSAKEFFGLGIQDAHEADDAYYYDDRRYAAAEPEYGRGVVAERDTRAYEPARPREYGSTRVHTPAVVTVSPRTYNDAREVGEPFRDGDAVIMDLTGLDTAAAKRLVDFAAGLCFALRGQMHNLSRGIDTDRRVFAIVPENAGIAEFELERAAHLR, from the coding sequence ATGTCTTTTCTCGGCAGCGCAAAGGAATTCTTCGGCCTGGGCATCCAGGACGCCCATGAGGCGGATGACGCCTACTACTACGACGATCGTCGCTACGCGGCCGCGGAACCGGAGTACGGCCGCGGCGTCGTGGCGGAGCGCGACACCCGCGCCTACGAGCCGGCGCGCCCCCGCGAGTACGGCTCCACCCGCGTGCACACCCCGGCGGTGGTCACCGTGTCCCCGCGCACGTACAACGACGCCCGCGAGGTCGGCGAGCCCTTCCGCGACGGCGACGCCGTGATCATGGATCTAACCGGGCTCGACACCGCCGCGGCCAAGCGCCTCGTGGACTTCGCGGCGGGGCTCTGCTTCGCGCTGCGCGGCCAGATGCACAACCTGTCGCGGGGGATCGACACCGACCGCCGCGTCTTCGCCATCGTGCCGGAGAATGCCGGCATCGCCGAGTTCGAGCTAGAGCGCGCGGCTCACCTGCGCTAG
- the ileS gene encoding isoleucine--tRNA ligase — protein MSEVGGVYPKVDLTGGSSAFPEMEKQVASFWEEDGTFQASLSNREGGQEYVFNDGPPFANGLPHYGHLLTGYVKDIVPRYRTMTGYYVPRVFGWDCHGLPAELEAEKQLGITDKAQIEEMGLERFNEYCATSVMHYADEWEAYVNRQARWVDFDNGYKTMDLDYMESVMWAFKELYDKGLIYQGFRVLPYSWAEHTPLSNQETRLDDAYRERQDPTVTVTMPFTGARTGFAAEKTWVEHPELHDAAAIAWTTTPWTLPSNLALAVGPKVEYSLVRVAEDGAEGFRGEKFLLASNLVGAYAKELGTDAEVVATFTGAELEGLEYAPVFDHFADTDNAFMVLVADYVTTEDGTGVVHQAPAFGEDDMATTDKYGIPLVIPVDADGKFTSLVPEYEGKLVFDANRDIIRDLKAAGRVVRDQTIVHSYPHSWRSGEPLIYMALPAWFVKVSQFRDRMVELNKEIEWIPGHIRDGQFGKWLEGARDWNISRTRYWGSPVPAWVSDNPEYPRVDVYGSLDELERDFGVRPESLHRPYIDELTRPNPDDPTGESTMRRVPDVLDCWFESGSMPFAQYHYPFENVEEHDARQPADFIVEYSGQTRGWFYVQHALSTALFDRPAFKKVVAHGIVLGSDGLKMSKSKGNYPNVFEVFDRDGSDAMRWFLMSSPILRGGNLVVTEQGIREGVRQALLPLWNAYTLLQLYSSTDATWRCDSTDVLDRYILAKTHDLVVNVGAALDDTRIADACDEVRQFADTLTNWYVRRSRDRFWEGQEAHPEAFDTLYTVLEITSRVVAPLLPYISEVIWRGLTGERSVHLADYPTPEEIPADADLVASMDATRAVCSAASSVRKSNKLRNRLPLPKLTVALPNAGQLADFAAVIRDEVNVKDVELTDDVASAGSFEVVVNAKVAGPVLGRDVQRAIKNVKAGNYVRRGEDVVVDGDIVLTPELYTERLVAVNPESTARVDGAEGADGLVVLDTTVTPDLEAEGWAADVIRGLQDARKNEGLAVSDRIAVRLSVPADKQEWAHRHAEHIAAETLATSFDITTDPVGGGHEVVGGVTATVAKRG, from the coding sequence ATGAGCGAAGTCGGCGGCGTGTACCCCAAGGTCGACCTGACGGGTGGCAGCAGCGCCTTCCCCGAGATGGAAAAGCAGGTGGCCTCGTTCTGGGAAGAGGACGGCACCTTTCAGGCGTCGTTAAGCAACCGCGAGGGCGGGCAGGAATACGTGTTCAACGACGGCCCGCCGTTCGCCAACGGCCTGCCGCACTACGGGCACCTGCTCACCGGCTACGTCAAGGACATCGTCCCGCGCTACCGCACGATGACCGGCTACTACGTGCCGCGCGTGTTCGGCTGGGACTGCCACGGGCTGCCCGCCGAGCTCGAGGCGGAGAAGCAGCTCGGCATCACCGACAAGGCCCAGATCGAGGAGATGGGCCTGGAGAGGTTCAACGAGTACTGCGCGACCTCCGTCATGCACTACGCCGACGAGTGGGAGGCCTACGTCAACCGCCAGGCCCGCTGGGTGGACTTTGACAACGGCTACAAGACGATGGACCTGGACTACATGGAGTCCGTCATGTGGGCGTTCAAGGAGCTCTACGACAAAGGCCTGATCTACCAGGGCTTCCGCGTCCTGCCGTATTCCTGGGCGGAGCACACCCCGCTGTCGAACCAGGAGACCCGCCTGGACGACGCCTACCGCGAACGCCAGGATCCCACGGTGACCGTGACCATGCCGTTTACCGGCGCGCGCACAGGTTTCGCGGCGGAGAAGACCTGGGTGGAGCACCCCGAGCTGCACGACGCCGCGGCCATCGCGTGGACCACGACGCCGTGGACGCTGCCGTCGAACCTCGCGCTCGCCGTCGGCCCGAAGGTCGAGTACTCGCTCGTGCGTGTCGCCGAGGATGGCGCCGAGGGCTTCCGGGGCGAGAAGTTCCTGCTCGCCTCCAACCTGGTCGGCGCCTACGCCAAGGAGCTCGGCACGGACGCCGAGGTCGTGGCCACGTTCACCGGCGCCGAGCTCGAGGGGCTGGAGTACGCCCCGGTGTTCGACCACTTCGCGGACACCGACAACGCGTTCATGGTGCTGGTGGCCGATTACGTCACCACCGAGGACGGCACCGGCGTGGTGCACCAGGCGCCCGCCTTCGGCGAGGACGACATGGCCACCACCGACAAGTACGGCATCCCGTTGGTCATCCCCGTCGACGCGGACGGCAAGTTCACCTCGCTTGTGCCGGAGTACGAGGGCAAGCTCGTCTTCGACGCCAACCGAGACATCATCCGCGACCTGAAAGCGGCTGGCCGCGTCGTGCGCGACCAGACGATCGTGCACTCCTACCCGCACTCGTGGCGCTCCGGCGAGCCGCTGATCTACATGGCGCTGCCGGCGTGGTTTGTCAAGGTCAGTCAGTTCCGCGACCGCATGGTGGAGCTCAACAAGGAGATCGAGTGGATCCCGGGGCATATCCGCGACGGCCAGTTCGGCAAATGGCTCGAGGGCGCGCGCGATTGGAACATCTCGCGCACCCGCTACTGGGGTTCCCCGGTGCCGGCGTGGGTCTCCGACAACCCCGAGTACCCGCGCGTGGACGTCTACGGCTCCCTCGACGAGCTCGAGCGCGACTTCGGCGTGCGCCCTGAGAGCCTGCACCGCCCGTACATCGACGAGCTGACGCGCCCGAACCCGGACGACCCGACGGGCGAATCGACCATGCGCCGCGTGCCCGACGTGCTGGACTGCTGGTTCGAGTCCGGCTCGATGCCGTTCGCGCAGTACCACTACCCGTTCGAGAACGTCGAGGAGCACGACGCGCGCCAGCCGGCGGACTTCATCGTGGAGTACTCCGGGCAGACCCGTGGCTGGTTCTACGTCCAGCACGCGCTCTCCACGGCGCTGTTCGACCGCCCGGCGTTCAAGAAGGTCGTTGCCCACGGCATCGTGCTCGGCTCCGACGGGCTGAAGATGTCGAAGTCGAAGGGCAATTACCCGAACGTCTTCGAGGTCTTCGACCGCGACGGGTCGGACGCGATGCGCTGGTTCCTCATGTCCAGCCCGATCCTGCGCGGCGGCAACCTGGTGGTTACCGAGCAGGGCATCCGCGAGGGGGTGCGCCAGGCGCTGCTGCCGCTGTGGAACGCCTACACGTTACTGCAGCTCTACAGCTCCACCGACGCGACGTGGCGCTGCGACTCCACCGACGTGCTCGACCGCTACATCCTGGCCAAGACGCACGATCTCGTGGTCAACGTCGGCGCCGCGCTCGACGACACCCGCATTGCCGACGCCTGCGACGAGGTGCGCCAGTTCGCCGACACCCTGACCAACTGGTACGTGCGCCGCTCCCGCGACCGCTTCTGGGAGGGCCAGGAGGCGCACCCGGAGGCCTTCGACACGCTCTACACCGTGCTCGAGATCACCAGCCGGGTCGTCGCGCCGCTTCTGCCGTACATCTCCGAGGTGATCTGGCGGGGCTTGACCGGCGAGCGCTCCGTGCACCTGGCGGACTACCCGACCCCCGAGGAAATCCCGGCGGACGCGGACCTCGTTGCGTCCATGGACGCAACCCGCGCGGTGTGCTCCGCGGCGAGCTCGGTGCGCAAATCCAACAAGCTGCGCAACCGCCTGCCGCTGCCGAAGCTGACGGTGGCGCTGCCGAACGCGGGCCAGCTGGCGGACTTCGCCGCCGTGATCCGCGACGAGGTCAATGTCAAGGACGTCGAGCTGACCGACGACGTCGCATCCGCCGGCTCCTTCGAGGTCGTGGTCAACGCGAAGGTCGCCGGGCCGGTGCTGGGGCGCGACGTGCAGCGTGCCATCAAGAACGTCAAGGCGGGCAACTACGTCCGCCGCGGCGAGGACGTGGTGGTCGACGGCGACATCGTGCTCACCCCGGAGCTCTACACCGAGCGGCTCGTCGCCGTGAACCCCGAGTCCACGGCGCGTGTCGACGGCGCCGAGGGAGCAGACGGCCTGGTCGTCCTCGACACCACCGTCACCCCGGACCTCGAGGCCGAGGGCTGGGCGGCGGACGTGATCCGCGGCCTGCAGGATGCCCGCAAGAACGAGGGCCTCGCCGTGTCCGACCGCATCGCCGTTAGGCTGTCCGTGCCCGCGGACAAGCAAGAGTGGGCGCACCGCCACGCCGAGCACATCGCGGCGGAGACGCTGGCCACCTCGTTCGACATCACCACAGATCCCGTCGGCGGGGGCCACGAGGTCGTCGGCGGCGTGACCGCGACCGTCGCGAAGCGCGGCTAG
- the pgeF gene encoding peptidoglycan editing factor PgeF: MDTGATNPNGVTDRPVRMVFTTRAGGASASPYDSFNLGDHVGDDAEAVRANRRRLADVTGIAPEHFVWMEQLHTNTVTVVDGPQPAPVEATDAVVTTVPGLALCVLVADCVPVLLSDHSAGVVAAAHAGRMGARNGIVSATVEAMVDLGARPGNIQVLLGPAAAGESYEVPADMAADVEKHLPGSRTRTRAGTPGLDLRSGLVRQLMGLGVRHIDADPRDTVTDTDFFSYRREGTTGRQAGVIWLTGAGHE; this comes from the coding sequence ATGGATACCGGCGCAACGAACCCGAATGGAGTGACCGACCGCCCCGTCCGCATGGTGTTTACCACCCGTGCGGGCGGGGCGTCGGCGTCCCCGTACGACTCTTTCAACCTCGGCGACCACGTCGGCGACGACGCGGAGGCCGTGCGCGCGAACCGGCGCCGCCTCGCCGACGTTACGGGCATCGCGCCGGAGCACTTCGTGTGGATGGAACAGCTGCACACCAACACCGTCACCGTGGTGGACGGTCCGCAGCCGGCCCCCGTGGAGGCGACCGACGCCGTTGTCACCACGGTCCCCGGCCTCGCGCTGTGCGTGCTCGTCGCCGACTGCGTCCCGGTGCTGCTCAGCGACCACTCGGCGGGCGTGGTCGCCGCCGCGCACGCGGGCCGCATGGGCGCGCGCAACGGGATCGTGTCCGCCACCGTGGAGGCGATGGTGGACCTGGGCGCGCGGCCCGGCAACATCCAGGTTCTCCTCGGGCCGGCCGCCGCGGGGGAGTCGTATGAGGTTCCCGCCGACATGGCCGCGGACGTCGAGAAGCATCTGCCCGGCTCGCGCACCCGCACGCGCGCGGGCACGCCCGGCCTCGACCTCCGCTCCGGGCTCGTGCGCCAGCTCATGGGACTCGGCGTGAGGCACATCGACGCGGACCCGCGCGACACCGTGACGGACACGGACTTCTTCTCCTACCGCCGCGAGGGCACCACCGGCAGGCAGGCCGGAGTGATCTGGTTGACGGGGGCCGGCCATGAGTAG
- a CDS encoding cell division protein FtsQ/DivIB produces MAAHRRGWIIGGALAVLLVAVLAVVLPRTKAMPVKDIEVRGAQQLSTEEVAAATGIAPGTPMGAVDTHAAAVSVAGLPWVETVTVSRGWPSTITVDIAEHTAVAFFTGGDGAHLINADGDEFAVDDPPPGAVEITGDAARGASGDSGGSSDSGGSVLRDAVEVAASLSEPAREAVKSLEARSPHTFVLHLADGATVVWGASEDNANKALALDTVLQREGSEFNISNPGQITVR; encoded by the coding sequence ATGGCGGCTCACAGACGCGGGTGGATCATCGGCGGCGCGCTCGCTGTGCTCCTTGTCGCCGTGCTGGCGGTGGTGCTCCCCCGCACGAAGGCGATGCCCGTCAAAGACATCGAGGTCCGCGGCGCGCAGCAGTTGAGCACCGAGGAGGTGGCGGCGGCGACGGGCATCGCCCCGGGAACACCGATGGGTGCGGTGGACACGCACGCAGCGGCCGTCAGCGTCGCGGGGCTGCCGTGGGTGGAGACGGTGACCGTATCGCGCGGCTGGCCGTCCACCATCACGGTCGACATCGCCGAGCACACGGCGGTGGCGTTTTTCACCGGCGGCGACGGCGCGCACCTGATCAACGCGGACGGCGACGAGTTCGCCGTGGACGACCCGCCGCCGGGCGCGGTCGAGATCACCGGGGACGCCGCGCGGGGCGCCAGTGGCGACAGTGGCGGCAGTAGCGATAGCGGCGGCAGCGTGCTGCGCGACGCGGTGGAGGTCGCGGCGTCGCTGAGCGAGCCCGCCCGCGAGGCCGTGAAGTCGCTCGAGGCGCGCAGCCCGCACACCTTCGTGCTGCACCTGGCCGACGGCGCGACGGTGGTGTGGGGTGCCAGCGAGGACAACGCGAACAAGGCGCTCGCACTCGACACGGTGCTGCAGCGAGAGGGCAGCGAGTTCAACATCTCGAACCCGGGGCAGATTACGGTGCGCTAG
- a CDS encoding YggT family protein: MALFGSVLFALVGLYTLLVVIRIIVEMIQSFSRNFAPPRWFMIAAEYVFVATDPPVSALRRLIPPLRMGNGIGIDVSVIALFLILALLQLVINAFLVVPFLR; encoded by the coding sequence GTGGCACTGTTCGGATCCGTTCTCTTCGCCCTCGTCGGGCTCTACACGCTCCTGGTGGTTATCCGCATCATCGTGGAGATGATCCAGTCCTTCTCCAGGAACTTCGCCCCGCCGCGCTGGTTCATGATCGCGGCGGAGTACGTCTTTGTGGCCACCGACCCGCCCGTGTCGGCACTGCGGCGCCTGATTCCACCGCTGCGCATGGGCAACGGAATTGGCATTGATGTCAGCGTCATCGCGCTGTTCCTCATCCTGGCGCTGCTGCAGCTCGTCATCAACGCGTTTCTGGTTGTCCCGTTCCTGCGTTGA
- a CDS encoding DivIVA domain-containing protein, with protein MPLTPADVHKVAFNKPPIGKRGYNEDEVDQFLDLVEDTLAQLMDENDDLRAQVEELSRNGAAAKAEPATAQAQAAPQVDEKALRQKLESELRGEYEKKVRAAEEAKTRAEAQARTAREEADRARKQAEQAKQAGEAAKSAQNAQAEQADKKAEQAGNAQASTAAATPSASATADTHVHAAKVLGLAQEMADRLTSDAQAEARSMLDEARGAAETQLREAEARANETTTNAENRAQQLVSDAEKKATETTNDANSRAEAQIRQAEEKAAKLQADAERKHTEIMNTVKQQQTALENRIAELRTFEREYRTRLKTLLQSQLEELESRGSSAPNGDAGEK; from the coding sequence ATGCCGCTGACTCCAGCAGACGTGCACAAAGTCGCTTTCAATAAGCCTCCGATCGGTAAGCGCGGTTACAACGAGGACGAGGTCGACCAGTTCCTCGACCTCGTGGAGGACACGCTCGCCCAGCTGATGGACGAGAACGATGACCTGCGCGCACAGGTGGAGGAGCTCAGCCGCAACGGCGCCGCTGCCAAGGCCGAGCCCGCCACCGCGCAGGCCCAGGCGGCACCCCAGGTTGATGAGAAGGCGCTGCGCCAGAAGCTCGAGTCCGAGCTGCGCGGCGAGTACGAGAAGAAGGTCCGCGCGGCCGAGGAGGCCAAGACCCGCGCCGAGGCGCAGGCCCGCACCGCACGCGAGGAAGCCGACCGCGCACGCAAGCAGGCAGAGCAGGCCAAGCAGGCAGGGGAGGCCGCGAAGTCCGCCCAGAACGCACAGGCGGAACAGGCAGACAAGAAGGCTGAGCAGGCAGGCAATGCCCAGGCAAGCACCGCCGCCGCCACGCCGTCTGCGTCCGCCACCGCGGACACCCACGTCCATGCGGCCAAGGTCCTGGGTCTGGCCCAGGAGATGGCGGACCGCCTCACCTCCGACGCGCAGGCCGAGGCCCGCTCCATGCTGGATGAGGCCCGCGGCGCGGCGGAGACACAGCTGCGCGAGGCCGAGGCCAGGGCCAACGAGACCACCACCAACGCGGAGAACCGCGCGCAGCAGCTCGTCTCGGACGCTGAGAAGAAGGCCACCGAGACCACCAACGACGCCAACTCCCGCGCCGAGGCGCAGATCCGCCAGGCGGAGGAGAAGGCCGCCAAGCTGCAGGCCGACGCCGAGCGCAAGCACACCGAGATCATGAACACGGTCAAGCAGCAGCAGACCGCCCTCGAAAACCGCATCGCGGAGCTGCGCACCTTCGAGCGCGAATACCGCACCCGGCTCAAGACTCTGCTGCAGTCCCAGCTCGAGGAGCTCGAGTCCCGCGGATCCTCCGCCCCGAACGGCGATGCGGGCGAGAAGTAG
- a CDS encoding YggS family pyridoxal phosphate-dependent enzyme, which yields MSRAEELAANLERVTQQIRDAEAAAGRPAGSVSLIPVSKFHPVDDIALLGELGVTLVGENREQEARGKADELAARGQQVGIAMIGQIQSKKANAVARWAAEVHSVDSVKLARGLDRGVGLALERGDRSAIGTETQQALRCLVQVSADGDTARGGIPYSGLDAVADAVEAARHLELAGLMVVPPLGSEPRAVFDQTRSRADALGQRLGRTMVLSAGMSGDFQDAIACGSDIVRVGTGVFGPRPVL from the coding sequence ATGAGTAGGGCAGAGGAACTGGCAGCGAACCTCGAGCGGGTGACCCAGCAGATCCGTGACGCCGAGGCCGCCGCGGGGCGGCCGGCGGGCAGCGTGTCGCTTATCCCCGTGTCCAAGTTCCACCCGGTCGACGACATCGCGCTGCTCGGCGAGCTGGGTGTGACGCTGGTGGGGGAGAACCGCGAGCAGGAGGCGCGGGGCAAGGCCGACGAGCTCGCCGCTCGCGGCCAGCAGGTGGGCATCGCCATGATCGGGCAGATCCAGTCGAAGAAGGCCAACGCGGTGGCGCGCTGGGCCGCCGAAGTCCACTCGGTGGATTCGGTCAAACTCGCCCGCGGCCTGGACCGGGGCGTAGGGCTGGCGCTCGAGCGCGGAGACCGTAGTGCCATCGGCACCGAGACGCAGCAGGCGCTGCGGTGCCTCGTCCAGGTGTCCGCCGACGGCGACACGGCCCGCGGCGGGATCCCGTACTCCGGGCTGGACGCGGTGGCGGACGCCGTTGAGGCCGCGCGCCACCTCGAGCTGGCGGGGCTCATGGTCGTGCCGCCGCTGGGTTCCGAGCCGCGGGCGGTGTTTGACCAGACGCGCTCGCGTGCCGACGCCCTCGGGCAGCGCCTCGGTCGAACCATGGTGCTCTCGGCCGGGATGTCCGGCGACTTTCAAGACGCGATCGCCTGCGGTTCCGACATCGTGCGTGTCGGAACTGGGGTCTTCGGCCCGCGGCCCGTACTCTAG
- a CDS encoding EamA family transporter, with amino-acid sequence MVVSGASLYAGAAVAVGLFDAFPPALVAWFRISAAALILLALRRPHPRHFLGPTGRAAAFYGLATLAMNMTFYAAIALIPLGTAVAIEFLGPVAIAALGSRGARDWLALALAAAGVLVISGATWSDNAAGILLALAAGALWAVYIVAGSRIAGDPATSRVSTAVGFAWATVAALPVMLWLWLSPWTAASTSHAHIEPGRLAVTWLALGFLSAAVPYSLDQVVMRLSGPSQFALLQAILPLVAAAVGAVALRQWLTPAELAGIVLIVAAVALRRPVA; translated from the coding sequence ATGGTGGTCTCCGGCGCCTCGCTGTATGCCGGGGCCGCCGTCGCGGTGGGGCTCTTCGACGCGTTCCCACCCGCCCTCGTCGCGTGGTTCCGCATCTCGGCGGCCGCCCTGATCCTGCTCGCTTTACGACGCCCCCACCCGCGCCACTTCCTCGGCCCCACCGGCCGCGCCGCCGCGTTCTACGGGCTGGCCACCCTGGCGATGAACATGACGTTTTACGCCGCTATCGCCCTCATCCCGCTGGGCACCGCGGTGGCGATCGAGTTCCTCGGCCCCGTGGCCATCGCGGCGCTCGGGTCCCGCGGCGCGCGGGACTGGCTCGCCCTGGCGCTGGCCGCGGCCGGCGTGCTCGTGATCTCGGGCGCCACCTGGTCGGACAACGCCGCGGGCATCCTCCTCGCGCTGGCTGCCGGCGCGCTCTGGGCCGTCTACATCGTGGCCGGATCGCGCATCGCCGGCGACCCTGCCACCTCCAGGGTGTCCACGGCGGTAGGTTTTGCGTGGGCGACGGTCGCGGCGCTTCCCGTGATGCTGTGGCTGTGGTTGTCGCCGTGGACGGCCGCCTCGACCTCGCACGCCCACATCGAGCCGGGGCGCCTGGCCGTCACGTGGCTCGCGCTCGGGTTCCTCTCCGCCGCGGTGCCGTACTCCCTCGATCAGGTGGTGATGCGCCTGTCCGGCCCCTCCCAGTTCGCGCTGCTGCAGGCGATCTTGCCGCTCGTGGCCGCGGCCGTGGGGGCGGTAGCCCTGCGCCAGTGGCTCACCCCGGCGGAGCTCGCGGGGATCGTGCTCATCGTCGCGGCGGTCGCGCTGCGGCGACCGGTAGCGTAG
- the murC gene encoding UDP-N-acetylmuramate--L-alanine ligase, giving the protein MNTPESGYDLSRVHLVGIGGAGMSGLAHILLARGAVVTGSDVKDSRPVRALRSQGATIAIGHDADNLSLSGALPTAVVTSFAAIPKDNPELVAAARHGIPVIRRSDLLAELMEGSTQILLAGTHGKTSTTSMAVVALQAAGQDPSFAIGGQLNLAGTNAHQGTGGAFVAEADESDASLLRYKPDIAVITNIEPDHLDYFGSAEAYFAVFDEFADRIQPGGHLVVCLDDDNAVACALRAAARGINVVGYGTARAARNHPGIPAAAVVDEPGSPEIQAELTIGGAHRTVRFRLSTPGRHMVLNALAALVAGVLAGADPDKLAEGLTGFAGVRRRFELKGEVHGGAFAGTRVYDDYAHHPTEVAAVLTAARDTVRQEGRGARVVVCFQPHLYSRTLAFADEFATALSLADACVVLDIFGAREEPVEGVDGRVITDKMDPGTEVRFEPDFSAAPRTVAELTRPGDLVLTMGAGTVTLLGDDILAALAGR; this is encoded by the coding sequence ATGAACACCCCGGAGTCCGGATATGACCTCTCGCGCGTCCACCTCGTGGGCATCGGTGGCGCCGGCATGTCCGGCCTCGCCCACATCCTGCTCGCCCGCGGCGCCGTGGTCACGGGCTCGGATGTGAAGGATTCGCGCCCGGTGCGCGCGCTGCGCAGCCAGGGGGCGACGATCGCGATCGGGCACGACGCGGATAATCTCTCGCTGTCCGGCGCCCTGCCGACGGCAGTGGTGACCAGCTTCGCCGCGATCCCGAAGGACAACCCCGAGCTCGTGGCGGCGGCGCGGCACGGCATCCCGGTGATTCGCCGCTCCGATCTGCTGGCGGAGCTCATGGAGGGCTCGACCCAGATCCTTCTCGCGGGCACCCACGGCAAGACCTCGACCACCTCGATGGCCGTGGTGGCACTGCAGGCCGCGGGGCAGGACCCGTCGTTCGCCATCGGCGGCCAGCTCAACCTGGCGGGCACCAACGCCCACCAGGGAACGGGGGGCGCGTTTGTGGCCGAGGCGGACGAGTCGGACGCCTCGCTGTTGCGCTACAAGCCGGACATCGCCGTGATCACCAACATCGAACCCGACCACCTGGACTACTTCGGCAGCGCTGAGGCCTACTTCGCGGTATTCGACGAGTTCGCCGACCGGATCCAGCCCGGCGGGCACCTCGTGGTGTGCCTGGACGACGACAACGCGGTGGCCTGTGCCCTGCGCGCGGCGGCGCGGGGCATCAACGTCGTGGGCTACGGCACGGCGCGCGCGGCCCGCAACCACCCGGGAATCCCCGCTGCCGCCGTGGTGGACGAGCCGGGCTCCCCGGAGATCCAGGCGGAGCTCACCATCGGCGGGGCCCACCGCACGGTGCGCTTCCGTTTGAGCACCCCGGGGCGCCACATGGTGCTCAACGCGCTGGCGGCGCTCGTGGCTGGCGTGCTGGCCGGCGCGGACCCGGACAAGCTCGCCGAGGGCCTGACAGGATTTGCCGGCGTGCGCCGCCGCTTCGAGCTCAAGGGGGAGGTCCACGGCGGTGCGTTCGCGGGAACCCGCGTCTACGACGACTACGCGCACCACCCCACCGAGGTCGCGGCGGTGCTCACCGCCGCCCGCGACACGGTGCGCCAGGAGGGCCGCGGCGCGCGCGTCGTGGTGTGTTTCCAGCCGCATCTGTACTCGCGCACCCTGGCGTTTGCCGACGAGTTCGCAACCGCGCTCTCGCTTGCCGACGCCTGCGTGGTCCTCGACATCTTCGGTGCCCGCGAGGAGCCGGTGGAGGGGGTGGACGGCCGCGTGATCACAGACAAGATGGACCCGGGAACCGAGGTGCGTTTCGAGCCCGATTTCTCCGCGGCGCCGCGCACGGTGGCGGAGCTGACGCGCCCCGGCGACCTGGTGCTGACAATGGGCGCGGGGACGGTCACGCTGCTCGGCGACGACATCCTGGCCGCGCTCGCGGGGAGGTAG
- the ftsZ gene encoding cell division protein FtsZ, protein MTSPANYLAMIRVVGVGGGGVNAVNRMIEEGLKGVEFVAVNTDSQALLFTDADTKLDIGREATRGLGAGANPEVGRTSAEDHKQEIEESLKGSDMVFVTAGEGGGTGTGAAPVVAGIAKKMGALTIGVVTRPFSFEGKRRTRQAMEGIANLKEVCDTVIVIPNDRLLQLGDAELSMMEAFRAADEVLYNGVQGITNLITIPGMINVDFADVRSVMADAGSALMGVGSARGDNRVMAATEQAINSPLLEATMEGAKGVLISVAGGSDLGLMEVNNAASIVEEKADDDANIIFGTIIDDNLGDEVRVTIIATGFDEKANVRPDADSAQGAQAPQTEGSTRVTAEHTPAPAAEPASATPAPQRGSLFDDRAAAERDGQAERDREAYQARHRYDTRPGLFTDREDRREERRAERYDETDDVDVPDFLR, encoded by the coding sequence ATGACATCTCCCGCTAACTACCTCGCCATGATCCGCGTCGTCGGAGTCGGCGGCGGCGGCGTCAACGCCGTCAACCGGATGATCGAGGAAGGGTTGAAAGGCGTCGAGTTCGTCGCCGTGAACACCGACTCCCAGGCCCTGCTGTTCACCGATGCCGACACCAAGCTCGACATTGGACGCGAAGCCACCCGCGGCCTCGGCGCCGGTGCGAACCCCGAGGTCGGCCGCACGTCTGCGGAGGACCACAAGCAGGAGATTGAGGAGTCGCTCAAGGGCTCCGACATGGTCTTCGTCACCGCCGGCGAGGGCGGCGGCACCGGCACCGGCGCGGCCCCGGTCGTCGCGGGCATCGCCAAGAAGATGGGCGCGCTGACCATCGGCGTGGTCACCCGCCCGTTCTCCTTCGAGGGCAAGCGCCGCACCCGACAGGCCATGGAGGGCATCGCCAACCTCAAGGAGGTGTGCGACACCGTCATCGTCATCCCCAACGACCGCCTGCTCCAGCTGGGTGACGCCGAGCTGTCCATGATGGAGGCGTTCCGCGCGGCCGACGAGGTGCTCTACAACGGCGTGCAGGGCATCACCAACCTCATCACCATCCCGGGCATGATCAACGTCGACTTCGCCGACGTGCGCTCCGTCATGGCCGACGCTGGCTCCGCGCTCATGGGCGTGGGCTCCGCGCGCGGGGATAACCGCGTCATGGCCGCCACCGAGCAGGCGATCAACTCGCCGCTGCTCGAGGCGACCATGGAGGGCGCGAAGGGCGTGCTCATCTCCGTCGCCGGCGGTTCCGACCTCGGCCTGATGGAGGTCAACAACGCCGCCTCCATCGTCGAGGAGAAGGCCGACGACGACGCCAACATCATCTTCGGCACGATCATCGACGACAACCTCGGAGACGAGGTCCGCGTGACCATCATCGCCACCGGATTCGACGAGAAGGCCAACGTGCGCCCCGACGCCGATTCCGCCCAGGGCGCCCAGGCCCCTCAGACCGAGGGCTCGACCCGCGTTACCGCCGAGCACACCCCGGCCCCCGCGGCCGAGCCGGCGTCCGCCACCCCGGCTCCCCAGCGCGGCTCGCTTTTCGACGACCGCGCCGCGGCCGAGCGCGACGGCCAGGCGGAGCGCGACCGCGAGGCCTACCAGGCGCGCCACCGCTACGACACGCGCCCCGGGCTGTTCACCGACCGTGAGGATCGCCGCGAGGAGCGCCGCGCCGAACGCTACGACGAGACCGACGACGTCGACGTGCCCGACTTCCTGCGCTAA